From Zea mays cultivar B73 chromosome 3, Zm-B73-REFERENCE-NAM-5.0, whole genome shotgun sequence:
TTCAGTGCTGCTCCAGAAATATCCGAGAAAATATCTGTATCCACTATCTGCTCGAGGGACTTCCGGAGTTTGGCATCTAAGGAGATATGTTACTGAAGGGGGGGTACTTGGCACCCATGCACACACAAAGAAGTGATGAGGAGGTGGAAAACTTATCCAAATGCTGGCTAGGCTGTCTGCTGCTATATTGCTGCTGTCCATGTGCGGTTGGACACAACTACTATCTCCCTGTGTCATGCCTTGCGTGGAAGACATGCAGTGGATAAGTGGAACATATTACCCCTTGTTTTCCCCTTCTAGGTTCCAGTCTTACCACAGAAAGGAGTACAAATAGAGCCCTGCTGTGCTCCTGTTATTCACCTAGCAGGATCATCATGCCTGACCATTCCTCCATGCCTTGATCAAGCCTTCGGCTTTTCCCCATCTCATGTGTTCCCTTGCCAAATCCTGAACCGAAGCTGCCCCTCGAAGTGgtgaccacacccagccgagtgCTCATCCTCACCATGGCCAGGATTCCTCGGAGGTTGTCTCGGCCATGTGGTGCCCGTTCCCTACTCCTCGCAGGTCAGTGAAGCTCACACTATTTACTACTTGAACTCTACCACTGTTTGTTGCTGGGAACTAGGTGTAAAATTTGCTCAAAGATATGCTTTCAGGTTTCTGGATCACAGACTTAGTGCATAAGGCTGAAACTAGGTTTTAGTGTGTTGAGCTCCACTTTGGTGCTTCATAAAAATTATTCTAAATGTTTTCAACCTAGGGGTgctataccaaagttgtagagctatatCTAAGGAATAACTTTGGTAATGTGAGCTTGGTGTGTTGCTGTGTAAAAGTTGGAGAAAAGGTTGgctaaagttggactgtcaggctgaacACAACTGAATTTTTTCAGTTATGTGAACTGAATTGCAGCAGTATGCCTAGTTTGGAATACATTTGTGACTGATTCATGGGGTTTTGGATTAAAGTTTACATAGAAAAGCTGGAGACCATAGTAAAGAGAGTAAGTTTTGTAAAGTGAGGTGGACTTGGTTCCACATAAATTTGGAAATAAAAGTGGCCAAAAGGTGGATTGTCAGGTGTTAGGATTCAGACTTAGAATAATATTTAAGTCTGAATTTGTGTGTTTATTCAGTTTTGGGTCCTTGTGGTAATTAATCCAAGAAGAATTGGGGTAAGAATGCTATAGCAAAGTCAAAGACCATGTAAAGGAGAGCAAGTCTCATGCAAAGTGTTGGCTTGCTACTTTGTAGAATTTGGAGAAAAATGAGTGACAAAACTCTCTGTTAGACCTAGTAATGTGCTGTTTCAGATTGGGAAAATGGATTTTCCGTGTGTTTGCTCAACTTTAATGCACCCTAACGCTTGGTATGTATGGTTATAAGCTAAAGACCTTACAGAAGAGATTTGTAGCTGTGTTGGGTGAACAAGTTTCTTACAGAGAAATAAGTTTGGAGCTGTATAAAATTTAGAATAAAATGTGCCTAAGTTTCTTCTGTCAGTCTGTGTGAGATGTCTGTTTTAGAAAACTAAAAACAAGTTTAGTGGAAGGTGGCTGAATTTTGGACACCTTAACTTGTAGTACATGCAATTTGGATCCTTGCTTAAGGCATAAATGAAGCACTTGGTTGGTTATGGAGGCAAGGTTTCCTAGTTTGGTTGGTGAATTGTGTTGTGATATTAGAGTATTTAGCTCTCTTAATGTTTTGTTAGTTTTTTTGTGTGCACCTTTAGAGAGGTGTAAGTGTTGTGATGTTTTTTTTAGTATTTTCTTTTCAAGTTGCATAAGCATAAACATCCATGATCATGTCATTTCATATAGAACTCCTACCAGAAGGAGTGAAGATTCAACCTGAAGTGGTGACTGAAGAGGAATCTACTCCAGTGCCTATTCATCAAGTGGATGGAGCTATCTAACTGGTTATTGGGTAGAAAGGTATTAAGTCTCTTCActgcaacaaaggcaagccccgatgcatttaccccttccttgtatttttaaaaagacttttatacacttaagtctagtgaaatgtgcattaagtttataggagttgcttggaaactattggatgcattgcctaccttgatatccatacctttatagatacttctgatgaagtatcaaaatatgatttacaaaaatgcttagccctgcatagatcttgtggatagaggctgtcttttgcaataatgcctagctcaggggttatcccgaggaaggatggcttctacctgcaagaatatttttatTGGAAGcggggtgggatcttactgcaaagttccctataatgctcttttcatcctaaggaacacaaacaatcctaaggatggaagtacttaaatcgggacttgggct
This genomic window contains:
- the LOC109944789 gene encoding uncharacterized protein encodes the protein MARIPRRLSRPCGARSLLLAELLPEGVKIQPEVVTEEESTPVPIHQVDGAI